A genomic region of Bradyrhizobium sp. ORS 278 contains the following coding sequences:
- the rfbB gene encoding dTDP-glucose 4,6-dehydratase, which yields MRFKGSTIFVTGGAGFIGSAVVRHLLRDTHARVVNIDKLTYAANLDSLPGAAGNPHYAFEQADICDAAALRKLFDKYQPDAVMNLAAESHVDRSIDGPGEFIQTNIVGTFTLLQEALRHFRSLSPEKRAGFRFLHISTDEVFGTLGDTGLFTETTAYAPNSPYSASKASSDHLVRAWRETYELPTMITNCSNNYGPYHFPEKLIPHMIIKGLGFETLPVYGDGQNIRDWLFVEDHARALTLVLERGQVGETYNVGGRNERTNLHVVETICDLLDAVAPGPQGGRRQLISFVTDRPGHDRRYAIDASKLERELGWRAEETFETGIAKTVRWYVQEKPWWQAILQRGYQTERLGRKAAH from the coding sequence ACCGGCGGCGCCGGCTTCATCGGCTCGGCCGTGGTGCGGCACCTCTTGCGCGACACCCATGCCCGCGTGGTCAACATCGACAAGCTGACCTACGCCGCCAATCTCGATTCGCTGCCCGGCGCGGCCGGCAATCCGCATTACGCCTTCGAGCAGGCCGATATCTGCGACGCGGCCGCCTTGCGCAAGCTGTTCGACAAGTACCAGCCCGACGCGGTGATGAACCTCGCCGCCGAGAGCCATGTCGACCGCTCGATCGACGGCCCCGGCGAGTTCATCCAGACCAACATCGTCGGCACCTTCACGCTGCTGCAGGAGGCGCTGCGCCACTTCCGCAGCCTGTCTCCGGAGAAGCGCGCCGGCTTCCGCTTCCTGCACATCTCGACCGACGAGGTGTTCGGCACGCTCGGCGACACCGGCCTGTTCACCGAGACCACGGCCTACGCGCCCAACTCGCCCTATTCGGCGAGCAAGGCCTCGTCCGACCATCTGGTGCGGGCCTGGCGCGAGACCTACGAGCTGCCGACCATGATCACCAACTGCTCGAACAATTACGGGCCGTATCACTTCCCCGAGAAGCTGATCCCGCACATGATCATCAAGGGCCTCGGCTTCGAGACGCTGCCGGTCTATGGCGACGGCCAGAACATCCGCGACTGGCTGTTCGTCGAGGACCACGCGAGGGCGTTGACCCTGGTGCTGGAGCGCGGCCAGGTCGGCGAGACCTACAATGTCGGCGGCCGCAACGAGCGCACCAATCTGCACGTGGTCGAGACCATCTGCGACCTGCTCGACGCGGTCGCGCCGGGGCCGCAAGGCGGCCGCCGCCAGCTGATCAGCTTCGTCACCGACCGCCCCGGCCACGACCGCCGCTACGCCATCGACGCCTCCAAGCTGGAGCGCGAGCTCGGCTGGCGCGCCGAGGAGACTTTCGAGACCGGCATCGCCAAGACCGTCCGCTGGTATGTCCAGGAGAAACCGTGGTGGCAGGCGATCCTGCAGCGCGGCTATCAGACCGAGCGGCTCGGCCGCAAGGCAGCGCATTGA